The genomic window cccgagactacccaggatggcaagatcttcttaagaacggctctcatccgcgaagctcatgagcccaagatcttcggccatggaggccagaataaaaccctcagccgcctgaaaaaggactattggtggcccgaccgaaatcgagacgtcaaacgctacattaagaattgtcgcgaatgtcaacgcaacaaggtacgacatgataagacgcctgggctgttgcacccactggagatccctagacggtgttggcagcacgtaatggtagacggcaaagatatgcccaaggataaagaaggctataattacgtctgggtcttcatctgccgattgaccaaacttttggccaccctaccgggaaaaaagacagacaccgcggagaccttggccatgcggtattatcagactgtgtaccgttggaaaggcgtccccgacttatggctttccgacaacgccggaccgtttatatccgagttcctaaacactttaaacgagttgacaggaacaaagcataaacatggaagcgcccgccaccctcaaagtcagggcagcgtcgaaattaccaacgctgaattggatcagaaaatgcgcttctatgtagacaaataccaaacgaattggcgacggcatattcccgccttcgacttcggccacaaTTCGTCCGTTCACGCCTCTATcggcatggcaccgatcgaagcagaaacaggagctcgccctagagacccgctctctctacctttacccgaagaagacctggagaccggtcagcaacaaaaggcgctggaaatggtccgccaagctcggcaagctcaggagctggcccgcaacaatggactcggagcgcagatagagcaacagaggcaggctaacaagaaacggcgaccggtcgactttacggtgggagatgcggtttacgttagcaaaaagggtttttccaccgaagctcctacgaccaagttggactcgcaaaatgcaggaccatggacgattctcggggaaaagggtcacagcttcattctcgacacccctgcctggtataaaggtagtaagctgttccacgccagccgactgcgcaaagcagcaacggatccattacctcagcagtatcaaaagccggaaccaccggtcgagattaacggagaaccggagtgggaggtggagcaagtgttggcctcgcgactattcggacgaaagaagacgttgcaatatcaggtatcgtgggtcggactcgaccctgatgagacatggtatgaggcccgcgacttgaaaaattcaccagtactgctggatacctttcacagggagtacccggacgcagcaggacctccggtaaatttgcaacagtggatcaggagcgcagcagaggatatttttgcggaagacggacccgaggacaatgttgccgaacacgatgcgaaagagacacgagagcggcggaaggccccgaggagacacacgtaacagactcaagactctgaccgcctacgtcgatcaggccttaaaggggggtaatgtgaggatcaggcccccagacctaccctcagaatcacgactcggctctaccagccacgctgagccagggatcggacaagggtccacttactccggatttaagcgcgtctcttgagcgcgtcgttgattgtaatttctctcttctcttcagtttagaattttcgtcgatagcgcctaatacactgaggttctccaatgtatgcctggccgtgacatggGACCCCTCGGCCTCagcgaacagcccccaaataGGAACAAAGCTGGCGCTAAAAGCGGGTAATGGCCTGGAAGTTTACCCCCTATCCTAATTTGACTGTGATCACATCTATTTTAACTGTGCACCAGCCATATTAACCACAACCCCACCCAATACAACCTGCGCAAACCACCACCAAAAATACCATACCTTCCCACACGCACGCGCGCCCATACATTAAAACCGCTGCATTTTTATTTAAATTTATATACAAATATAAAAGTTCTAAAAGGTGGTAATcgcatatatatatatatgccAAAATGCAATGGCTTTGATATATAATCGCGCGTGCGTATGGAAAATATAGTAattttggtggtggtggtgaattTGGTCGGCTTTTTGCCGCAATAGGCAATTTGGTTATAATTGCTGGTGGTTTCTGGCAGTTATTTGTAGTTAATATGGTTGGTGCACAGTTAAAACAGATGTAATTACAATTAAATTAGGATAGGGGGAAGTTTACACGCATTCCTGTAAAATGGGGACGAGCAACTAAATAAGGGCCAAATTAACGAGTATTTATATCCGGCTATTAAACACCCATTTGTATTCATTGGCAGGTCCATACAGCGATAATTTGCATTGGGTATTTTTGGGTGGGATTTTCGGCCAAATTAAATATAAGGTATGGTAATAGACAAAAGACGTTATATAACAAAATAACAGGGTAACGGTAAAAAAGGTTACGTGTTTTATAATGCGTGGCGCGTTTGGGAATTGGGAATAATTTTATGCACCGGCCGGCCGTTGTTAGGCGAAAAACGGTGGCAAAAGTTTTCACCGTTTCGTGGCAAAATTCCGGTTACAGTTCCAATATATAGGATGGGACAAATTTGGGGGGAGTTTGGCTGGGGATAAATCCCAAACCGTATTTCCGCAATGTTGTTACTGGGTGGGGTACGGAATGGATACGAATAAATGTTTAATAGCCGGAGGTGAATGCTTGGTAGTCTAGCCCCTAAGCAATACAGTGTAAATTTGTGCGGCTTTGCGTCCAAAATTGAATCGGCTTTTCTTCTGTGGCGCGTCGGACCGACACCAACAGCCATGCGCTCCAGGGTGTGACTTGCCAACCCGGCGGAGGTGTACTATGGATAGGTAATAAACTAGGATCAGCCGACCGTTGGAAAAATGCGATTTTATGAGATATCATGGTTATTATAGGGAGTAGCATGACACCAGCATGCTGATAAACAGGGCGTTAAGCAGGGCAGCGGAGCCCAAAGCCAAATTATGCATATGTACCAACTAAAAAAGTCAAGGCAAACCACATGGATATCTGCGGCCAGAACCTGGACCTTCTCAAAGTTAACTAGGCAGAGGGCCATGAAGAGTCGACGTGAAGTGTAACTTGACCTGATGGTATGTATTTATGACCTGGACTAGATGTTACCTTTCTCCACACAACTCTCCATGATAAATTCAACCGCGTCTGAGAAGCAAAGGCATCCACATAGTAGTGAGCATCTACTTCTCCTCATTTAAACTTATGTAATATCTTTCAATTTTCCCAATGACCGCGAAGTCACTTCTGTTGGTTTCGGCGCAGGTTTGGAAAGGTCATGTAGTATCCAGTACCCACTGCCCCAGGTAACCAACTGCAAATTTTGTCGGCAGTGCGTCCTTATCGGGATTCTTGGGGCTGGCCAGCCCGTCACTGCCCGTCTCGTTTCAGCCCGGTTCTCTGTTAATCAAAACTATCCGATTTTACAGGATGGTGCACCATGCCTCCCCACCTTGTTACCTATGATCTTTGGTGGTATCTCTCCACATGGCCGGTGTATCCAACGGGCCCTCCCACTCGGGAGCGTTGTCCGAGCGAATGTTTTCCCAATCGGACAGGCAGATATAGACACTGGGCCTTGCTGCCTTGTATCGCTGGGATGTATAAAAAGATTTAAAGTGAACGTTCGGCATAACATTCTAAACTAAGTATGTTAAACACCTGTTTTAACAAAGGTCAACTTGACGGAATTTTTATTTACATGGTTACAGGGGTGTTCACCTGTAGGAGCTCACGACTGAATCTTTCCGAGTCTAGATTTGTTTATTGTCGGGGAATGGAACAAGCTTCCATCTCGGCGATTCCGTTAGAGTCGTCCTGTCGCATCCCGAAGCTGATCCTCACCTTTTCCAACATCCGTTCTTTTCCAATCAATCTCCGGTCGGTCTTCTCCCACGCGGCCTCTATTCTGGAGACTCTGGAGCAAATACCCGCTTGCATTACAATCACGGCAGCAAAGAGCCAGTTTTCCATTTACCATGACGTGGCTCGTGGGCGGCGGGGCTACCATTTCTTTTCCGAGTCTTTTCCAATGACGAGGGTCGACCACGTAGCTGCCCTACATAGCCTATTCACAGCATGAATCGACCCGAGGGTATCCCTTGGTCTCGGAGGATTGATTGCGTCTGCGTGCATGCTAGCCAGCCTACCCTTCTCTAGAGACCAGCGTGGGGCACTTTAACATGGCGCAGCACAGATTCCTTCATTTAGACAGCACGTAACGTCTGGATTTGGGGGATATCGATTTACTGCAGGTTGTCAATTGAAATATCAATAATGCATACCTATTTTGTGTTTCATCGCGTGGTCCGGTTGAAGAATGATCGACCGAGTCGGGTGCCGACTGCAAGGTACCGGTACGCTTCTTTGGCTGCCTACCACTGCTGTTTCCAGTGAAGCAGTCGCCGAGGGATATTAATCCCACTTTATTTACTGCAAGGGCCTCACCCACTGTCGCATTTCCCCAGCACTGGTTCCAGCGTAGATCACCCCCACAAAACGAACACCAAACCCCAAAGATATGGAGCCTGGCCATAATTTTTACTGTTCGGTCCTTTTCCTCTTTGGTCCTCGCGCCACCTTCGTCGTTGATAAATTTGCGAATCCTGCCTCTCCGGTGTGTAGACACCGCCTTTTCTCACCTGTCTATCGGGTAAGCCGGCAATGATTTGCCTACGGCCGACCCCAGTCTCCTTTTCCAATTTTTGCTCCCCGCCAAACCTGCGCCATCAACCACCAAAACATCACCAAACAACGCAAAAGTCTTGTCCTACGTCGTTGAAAATGCAGCTTGGCATCAGCTTAGCTGCACGAGGGCGGCTCAGAGGGGGGAACGGCTCGCCTTGGCCAAAATGAGTGCCGATCCTTGGAGTTGCGGGGAAATCAACGTTCCCTAGCTTGGCCAGATGCGCCCTCGTCGCCTGCAGTTACCTGTTTGCCTGCCAAGCCTGTCAAGCTGTACGGTATCATCTTGTGCAGAATGCCGGacggaaaaaaaatatttatcTTTTTCGTGCTGTCAACCTCCGAGTCCGGAAAGCGGCGCAGTCATGCAGGTTTTTCGGTCCTGAGCCAGGAAATAATTCGCAATGACGCAGTGACTGCGGGACAGACGGCATGCACGCATGTCAGGTTTGTGAGGTTTCCGCTGTCGCTTGATTGGAGGAGCATACGGAACAATGCTTTGCTGAGGGTTTGAAGCATGGATTTGTGTAAAATTGCATATAACACTCGAGTGTTTGCTCCAGATTCTCGATGTGAACTGTGCCGGTGTTGCAGTTTTCTAGCAACAGACCGTTGCTATCCCTTCTTTCGTCCCTCTGGCTCCACGGTCAAGATTGGCCGGACCTGTCAGCAGACCAATTGGCCGCTGTTGGATCCAATATGTTCGTCTCGGTCACCATTCTCGCCCTCGCAGCGACAGCCATAGCTGCTCCGATCAAGGGAATTGACCGGCAGCACGTCGAAGATGAGTACGACTTTATCATTGCAGGAGGTGAGTGCTTTGCTGAAACGTTAGCCCAAAAGCAACCCCCACCCACTGGCTCCCACCATCTAACATGCCACCACCAGGCGGCACCGCGGGTCTCGTTCTAGCCAATCGCCTCAGCGAGTCGGGCAAAAACCGCATCCTCGTGCTCGAGGCCGGCCCGGAGCCCACCGTGGTATCCGCCTACAAGCCCCCCGGGGGCAACCAGTTCCTCGGCGGGACGGCCATCGACTGGTCCTTTTACACGTCTCCACAGGAGCACATGGACGACCGCGTGCTCCGCTACCACCGCGGCAGGTGTCTGGGCGGAAGCAGCGTCACCAACGGTTTCTACCACGGCCGCGGCTCGGCCTCTGTCTTTGACGACTGGGTGCGCCTGGGCAACCCGGGCTGGGGCTGGCACGACCTGTACCCGCTCGCCGTCAAGGGCACGCACTTCAACCCGCCCGACGACCACGAGCTCAAGGGGTTCGACCTCACGGCCAAGACCTGGGACCCCAGCGCGTACGGCGACGGGCCGCTGGAGCTCGCGTTCCAGGGCTACGtgccgccgtcgacgacgGGCTTCATCGCGGCGGTTTCCGAGGCGCTGCACCTCCCCGTCGTCAGGGACCACAACACGGGCAACAGCACGGGGGTGAAGCAGGGCACGGGCACGCTGGACGCCAACCTGCTGCGCAGCTCCAGCTACGACGGGTACCTGAAGCAGGCCATCGACCGGACCAACCTCGACGTGCTCTACCACGCGCCTGTCTggcagctgctgctggacgAGTCGGGCGAGAAGCCCAAGGCCACGGGGGTCGCTTTCATGGACCATCCGACCGGCATCGTCCACGAGGTCAAGGCCAGGAAGGAAGTGGTGGTCAGCATGGGCGCCTTCAACTCGCCGCAGCTGCTCATGGTTTCGGGCATTGGTCCCAAGGCCCAGCTGGACAAGTACGCCATCACGCCGGTGGTGGTAAACGAGAACGTCGGGCAGCATCTCAACGACCACTCCGTGTTCAGCATCATGGCGCTGTCGACGCCCGAGTTCTCGACGACGGATATGACGGCGTCGTGGTCGGCGCTGCGTCAGGCCCAGGACGAGTTCTACCAGAACAGGACTGGTCAGTACACTGCACCATCGGGCATCACGAACGCTTTCCAAAAGATGTCCGAGGAGGAGCTGCGGGCCATTGGTGCCGAGGAAATCATCACCTCCGGCCTGGCAAATCAGTCCCACATCGAGTATCTGTTCGAGTCCATCTGGTACCCGGGAGGACCGACACCGTACTACACCCCGCTGCCCAGCGAGTCGTACATTTCCGTGACGGCTTCGAGCATGGTTGCGCTCTCCCGTGGCAACGTAACGCTGCGGTCCAGCTCCATGGCTGAATTTCCGCTGGTCAACCCGAATGTCAGTCCCACACGGCACCCTTACCCCCAACTTGTATCAAATCAGGACGAGTATGCTGACGAGTAAACGATAGTACTACGCACACCCCGTCGATCGCATCATCGCCATCGAATCCTTCCGCTACCTGCGCAAGATCCTCGCGCACCCTGCCCTGTCCAAATTCACCATGGGTCCCAACCACGGCGAGCTGAGCCCCGGACCCGAAAACGTctcggacgacgacgacgaggcgaTCTGGGAGTACGTCAAGTCCAACACCATCCCGAACTGGCACGCCTCGGGCACGGTGCAGATGCTCCCCGAGGAGGACGGCGGCGTGGTGGACCCGCGGCTGAGGGTGTATGGCGTCGATGGGTTGAGGGTCGTGGACTGCAGCATCATTCCCGTGTTGCCTGATGTCAACATCCTGGGGCCGGTCTACATGATTGCGGAGAAGGGGGCCGAGATGATTCGTGAGGATTGGGATGATATATGATCGTTTAGTTTGGTTGGGGTTTCAGGAGTTGGGTGGTGTTTTTGCACATGTCGAGTTGGTGAAGCCAGTCAGTAGATATATAATGCCCAATGAACATATCATGACTCCGAAATGAGCAACATCTCCAAAACAGCGACCAGTCTCTCATATTATGGCTTATGGCCTCTACAAGATATTACACAATACAACTCCCCCACCCCCCGTGCCTTATTGCTTGTTCTTGACACACACGACTTCCTTCACCATTTTCCAGTAGTCATCATCACTGTCGCTCAACGCCCTGTATTCACAGTCAAAGACGCGCTTGTTGTAGAAACCCGCGAGAAGAACGTTTCCCTCGGCGGCGTCCTTCCTCGCCTGGCGGATGCTACATTCCCCATCCTCTCTCCGAGCCGCAAACTCCCGAGTGAGCTGATTGCCTGGGTCCAAGTCTTCCAGTTCAGCTCGTGCCTGATCTTGCTCATCTTTTCGTTCGAGGCGAAGGGCCGCGACGCTATCGGCCtgtatttttgttttggttcatCTTGGTTAGTGCCTCACGTCTCccgacttttctttttcgatcCTTCTCCTGCGGCCTGCCACCCCAAGGGGTGTAGCAAAAGACTTACCCGCGACAAATAATCACCGGCCAGGTAGGCGTAGAGAATGGCCACGGCCACGAGGGTCGTCGGCGTCCAGCCACCAAGCCAGTAGGTCCAGAACAATGCGGCGAAGGCACACGCTAGACGGTATCCCGACAGGAGATACCCGTAGGCGAAGAAAACGAGGGCATAAATGGCTGCGACGTTGGCAGTGTAGAACACCACTATACCCACCACCACAGCCACCAAAGAGACCCACGTCCACCCAAACGTCCCCAAGGCGAAAAGAGGAATCGGCAGGTAGTAGTGGTAGTAGGTATCGTCAACGGGGCGCAATTGAGATAACATGTAGACTGATGCTGCCATCGAGAATCCGCACCAGAGCCCGTTTTTGATGTGGCTCATCAGACCCAGCAGTAGGGCGTAAAAGGCGAAACTCCATGGGCCCTGATCGGTTCCCACATAGGCAAAGGCCAGAGCGGCGTGGATCAAAACTGAAATAGTCCAATCTGCATCCCCAGTGGATGGAGAGGGGTGCCCTTCATGGTGTTTCGTCTTTGTGGAGCGTTTTGAGTCCATTGTTCGTGCAGGTCAAGTAGGTTAGGTCGACATAATGTTCTCAAAAAAGGCGGCTGAAAGATGGTTTGGAGAAGATTTAGTTCTAGATCAAAACCTTGTTACGACAGCCTATTAAATCTCCATGCGGTCATCTCTCGGCTTGGGGTACTTGTGACGTCATGTAGCTTGGCTACATGCGCAAACGGCCAAATAAATGTAAGACGGAACGCAGCTTTCTGCTTACCTAAGAACAACATAAGTCGACAGTCGCATATCTTGTACAGTTTGCGAGAAAGTGGCTTTGTACTCCTGATTAGACAGTTTATTCCTAGGTATTGCAAAAAAATTAAGTTCGGATCGCAAGAAAGCTCTCAATCAGAAGTGGTGTCGAGCATGCCTTGGCTTTGGCAGTGTTCATCGGGCCTAGAACCCTCAGCGCCGGGCCGTTGGGGAGCTTGAATGCAGTGGGGACTGCCCGTCAACATGCATTCCAAAAAGTGCATGGTTGGCTGGAGTTGCAAGATGGTGGGGTTGTCAGCACTCACGAACTCCTCGTGAATTAGCCCAAATGATTCAAATCGCATCCATCACCGCGCCAAGAAGCTAAAAGCCCACCCGTGGGCACTAAAACATCAGGGGTCCAATCACTGAATCGGTCCCTGCAAGAAAATTATGAATCATTCTGGATGCATCTTTGGTCGACGCTGACGCCCAAGTCCTTTTACAAGACCATAAAAACATCACGACCACGCTGACAACTTGCATCAGCCTTCAACTTGATACAAGCAGCCACGCGCATTCACCTCGCAGCGATAACCATCAGCAACAATGGCGCCTGTGACAACCTCGGACCAGCTCGGGGCCGCTGCCTTTGAGCACCTGGACGACACATTTGGCTCCTTCCCCATGATCAGGCGCTACACGCCCATCTGTCTCTTGTTTTCGCTTCCGGAAGATGTCCCTTCCATCCAGACCGAGGTTGAGCAGCATCTCAGGCGCGCTTTAGCAAAGCTCGCCCGCGATCTACCCTGGGTAGCCGGTCGCGTCATCTATGAAGGCCGGGACGAAACCCACTCGGGTATCCGCAGGGTCATACCCCACGCGGACGAGATCGAGCTAATTGTCAAATACAGCACTGCCGAGCTCCCCAGCTTCCAAGAGATGCAGATCGCCAACTTCCCCATGCGGTTTTTGCAAACAGACGTCGTCGTGCCGCCCATCGCCGTGACGTGGGTGGCCTCTCCCTACGACAACGACATAATCGCCCCGGTTCTGGTCCTGCAGGCCAACTTTGTACGCGGCGGACTGGTGTTGACGATAGCCAGCAACCATACCACCATGGACATGACGGGCCTGGGCATGCTGATTGGCTTCTTTGCCAAGGCCTGCCGAGGAGAGGACCTGACATCGGATGAGATAGCCCAAGCGAACCAGGACAGGCGCAACGTCATTCCACTTCTGGGGGACGATTACCAACCAGGCCCCGAGCTAGACGACTGCTTCATACCGCAGATGCCCCCACCGCCcccaccaacaacaacaccaccatcaacaacaacaacaaccgcCACCCCGCCCAAGCCTGCAAAATGGGCCTACTTCAACTTCCCCCAGCAAGCACTCAAGGACCTCAAACTCGAAGCCAGCAAGCAGACCATCGTCCCCTACATCTccaccgacgacgccgtcaccGCCCTGTGCTGGCAGCGCACGCAGGCCGCCCGCGCCGCCAAGCTCGGACCAAAGGCATCCTCGACCCTCGCGCGCCTCCTCAGCATGCGGCATCTGCTCGGCCTCTCCGGCCCGGGCAAGTACTACATGGGCCACCTCGCCGACTGCGGGTACGCGGAGCAGACCGACGTGTTTGCCCTGCCGGTGGGCGACGTGGCCGGCCGGCTGCGGGCGGTGCTGCGCGACGAGGAGGCGCAGCGCCGGCACTTTTGCGCCTTTGCCACCATGGTGCACCGCCTCGACGACAAGTCGGTGCTGGCCAACGGCGCCAGGCAGGACCCGCACTCCGGGGTCGGCGTCTCGTCGTACGTCAACGTCAAGACGGGCGGCATGTCGTTTGGCGACGTCCTCGGCAGGCCCGtggcgacgaggaggccCATGATGGCCCCGTGGCCCAGCCTCATGTACCTGATGCCGCTGGATGCCAAGGGCGACATGGCGGTGGGGTTCTGCTTGGCCGAGGATGAGATTGAGACGCTGAGGGGCGATCAAGTGTTGGGCAGGTATGCCACCTACGTGGGTTAGGATTTCCCCAGAGCGCGGTTCAAGAAAAGCAGTGGCTTCTTTATTAATACCGCGAGATGGAACACCTTGCCGCTTGTATAATTACAGCCAAACGTGAATCATACAATTAGAGTCGTTCTCGGGTATCATTAGCAGTTCAATAAGCAGTGCGTCAGCACCAGGCGGGATTCCGTTTCCTCTCTTTGCGAGCCTGGGCCTACCAGCTTTCAAATCCAGGAAACCACGAGCAGAATCCAAGTGTTTGTCATGCTGCAGGGAGAGGAATGTTTCGTTTGCGCAGATCGCATCCTGCAGCGCACACGGCGAAACCCGCGGAGTTCACAGATTCGTAATGCAATGCATGACTAGGACTCAAGTGTTTGGGTTCAAAATTATATAGTAAGAAAAGGTTAACGCATGTTTAGGCTAGGGACGAACCACGCAAGTATAATCAGTGTCTTGATTATTGGGTCAGTTGAGTGACGTCTCGTAGCCGGCCCCGCAAGGGACACCAGTAATAAACATCTACCGTCAGTGAGGAAATGTAAAAACAGTTCAGCGCGTCGCAAGCCTCACAAGGCGGTTTTGTGTCGGGCACCATCCGCCGATCAAATCGGATCATTTGCTTTTTTACGTCGCCCCGC from Pyricularia oryzae 70-15 chromosome 4, whole genome shotgun sequence includes these protein-coding regions:
- a CDS encoding choline dehydrogenase; this encodes MFVSVTILALAATAIAAPIKGIDRQHVEDEYDFIIAGGGTAGLVLANRLSESGKNRILVLEAGPEPTVVSAYKPPGGNQFLGGTAIDWSFYTSPQEHMDDRVLRYHRGRCLGGSSVTNGFYHGRGSASVFDDWVRLGNPGWGWHDLYPLAVKGTHFNPPDDHELKGFDLTAKTWDPSAYGDGPLELAFQGYVPPSTTGFIAAVSEALHLPVVRDHNTGNSTGVKQGTGTLDANLLRSSSYDGYLKQAIDRTNLDVLYHAPVWQLLLDESGEKPKATGVAFMDHPTGIVHEVKARKEVVVSMGAFNSPQLLMVSGIGPKAQLDKYAITPVVVNENVGQHLNDHSVFSIMALSTPEFSTTDMTASWSALRQAQDEFYQNRTGQYTAPSGITNAFQKMSEEELRAIGAEEIITSGLANQSHIEYLFESIWYPGGPTPYYTPLPSESYISVTASSMVALSRGNVTLRSSSMAEFPLVNPNYYAHPVDRIIAIESFRYLRKILAHPALSKFTMGPNHGELSPGPENVSDDDDEAIWEYVKSNTIPNWHASGTVQMLPEEDGGVVDPRLRVYGVDGLRVVDCSIIPVLPDVNILGPVYMIAEKGAEMIREDWDDI
- a CDS encoding trichothecene 3-O-acetyltransferase, whose amino-acid sequence is MAPVTTSDQLGAAAFEHLDDTFGSFPMIRRYTPICLLFSLPEDVPSIQTEVEQHLRRALAKLARDLPWVAGRVIYEGRDETHSGIRRVIPHADEIELIVKYSTAELPSFQEMQIANFPMRFLQTDVVVPPIAVTWVASPYDNDIIAPVLVLQANFVRGGLVLTIASNHTTMDMTGLGMLIGFFAKACRGEDLTSDEIAQANQDRRNVIPLLGDDYQPGPELDDCFIPQMPPPPPPTTTPPSTTTTTATPPKPAKWAYFNFPQQALKDLKLEASKQTIVPYISTDDAVTALCWQRTQAARAAKLGPKASSTLARLLSMRHLLGLSGPGKYYMGHLADCGYAEQTDVFALPVGDVAGRLRAVLRDEEAQRRHFCAFATMVHRLDDKSVLANGARQDPHSGVGVSSYVNVKTGGMSFGDVLGRPVATRRPMMAPWPSLMYLMPLDAKGDMAVGFCLAEDEIETLRGDQVLGRYATYVG